GATGGCGCTGCCCAAGGCCAAATGGGAGGAGACGCGCGTGCTGCGTGAACGCTCCTGGGGCGAGATCAGCACCGTGACGCAGGAGGTCTTCAAGACCAACTACGAGCGCAACTGGATGTTCAAGAAAACCGACCCGCTCTACTGGCGCCCGCCGGCCGGCGAATCCATCGCCGACGTGGCCGAGAACCGCGCCCACAACCTGCTGACTTCGTTGAACCGCCGCGCCGAGGCGCAGTCCGTCATCGCGGTGACTCACGGCGACTTCATGCTCTCGTTGATGCTCACCCTCGAGGACCTCTCCGACGAGGAGTTCCTGCGCCGCGCCGACAGCGACAACTGGAAGATCACCAACTGCACCTGCCTGCACTATTCGCGCCGCGACCCCAACACCGGCCGCACCGACGAGCGCATCCACTTCGAGCAGACCGCCCGCCCGGTCTACGACAAGGACACCGGCCGCTGGGTCGTCAAGGTCGATCCGTGGCGCGAGTTCCAGCGCCCCCTGCTCTCCAACGGCGACCTGGTAGACGTGGTCCAGTCCGTCACCCCTCATCTCTAAATCTGTGCGCTCGGACTAATATTCTTGAGCTGAGATATATGATGTAGGATACTCTGAACATGATGTTCTAGGTTGAGTTGTTGGACGGGGATATGCGATGCTGTGGCATAAAGCTTGGCCTACCGGCCTAGAGGGTGCCTCAGCATTGTATATCCCCGTCCAACAACGTCAGTTGTCGTGTGTAGTCATGTGCTATGTCCACTACGCGAACACGACACGCCGAATGTCCAAGGGCGCATTAAACTATCCCAAGGCGCGCGACGAAATCAAAGCCGCGCGGTAAATCCTCTATTTTCAATTAGTGGTCAAAGTATGCCCAAAAGGAGAGCGAAGGATGAGTAACATGTTCACCTGGAAACTGCACGGTGACGGCAAGACATTGAATCCCGGTGA
The window above is part of the Bifidobacterium sp. ESL0732 genome. Proteins encoded here:
- a CDS encoding histidine phosphatase family protein, whose product is MGMPLDLYVIRHGESEANVIVKAGEHGDNSLFTQDNVTVPDRSWRLTATGRKQAYCIGRWLVEQQQLFDRYLVSPYVRTRETAATMALPKAKWEETRVLRERSWGEISTVTQEVFKTNYERNWMFKKTDPLYWRPPAGESIADVAENRAHNLLTSLNRRAEAQSVIAVTHGDFMLSLMLTLEDLSDEEFLRRADSDNWKITNCTCLHYSRRDPNTGRTDERIHFEQTARPVYDKDTGRWVVKVDPWREFQRPLLSNGDLVDVVQSVTPHL